In a genomic window of Wyeomyia smithii strain HCP4-BCI-WySm-NY-G18 chromosome 1, ASM2978416v1, whole genome shotgun sequence:
- the LOC129728464 gene encoding dihydrolipoyllysine-residue succinyltransferase component of 2-oxoglutarate dehydrogenase complex, mitochondrial isoform X2: protein MAGLLSLLSRNLPKKAFKIGFRSLERCNKVNFIASSRSYQVNNVLQKIVHASVVQSAQAQKLTVTRWHPMKRNLFSSSRLLSSEIVKVPPFADSVSEGDVKFDKKVGDAVAADEIVMEIETDKTTVGVPSPGHGIIEEIFVADGDTVKAGQQLFKLKITGEAPKADKPAAAASAPTPTPTAPPPPPVSPPPTAAAGAKPPPPPPPPPAVKVPPPPPPRPTGPISKMPVAAIRHAQAIEAATVKVPPADYSKEITGTRTEQRVKMTRMRLKIASRLKEAQNTNAMLTTFNEIDMSFIMDFRKQHLEAFQKKYGMKIGFMSAFCKAAAYALQDQPVVNAVIEENEIVYRDYVDISVAVASPKGLVVPVLRNVEGMNFADIELSIAGLADKAKKGTLAVEDMDGGTFTISNGGVFGSLLGTPIINPPQSAILGMHGIFERPIAVKGQVVVRPMMYVALTYDHRLIDGREAVTFLRKVKAAVEDPRIILAGL from the exons ATGGCTGGATTGTTATCCTTATTGTCGCGTAATCTCCCTAAAAAAgcattcaaaatcggatttcgaTCGCTGGAGCGATGTAATAAG GTTAACTTTATCGCCAGCTCCCGAAGCTATCAGGTGAACAACGTGCTGCAAAAAATAGTTCATGCGTCGGTCGTTCAGAGCGCACAAGCTCAGAA GTTAACTGTAACGAGATGGCATCCCATGAAACGTAATTTATTTTCATCGAGCCGATTGTTGAGTTCCGAGATCGTAAAGGTTCCTCCTTTCGCTGATTCGGTTTCGGAAGGCGATGTTAAATTCGATAAAAAAGTTGGCGACGCGGTTGCCGCTGATGAGATTGTTATGGAGATTGAAACTGATAAAACTACTGTAGGCGTTCCTTCACCTGGACATGGAATTATAGAAGAAATTTTCGTTGCTGACGGTGACACTGTGAAGGCTGGACAACAACTATTCAAGTTAAAAATTACTGGCGAAGCACCTAAGGCGGATAAAcccgctgctgctgcttctgctCCTACGCCGACCCCGACCGCGCCTCCACCTCCACCGGTTtcaccaccaccaacggcggCAGCTGGTGCTAAACCACCAcctccaccaccaccaccacctgcTGTGAAGGTTCCTCCACCACCACCGCCCCGTCCTACGGGTCCAATCAGTAAAATGCCTGTCGCTGCAATTCGCCATGCGCAAGCTATAGAAGCCGCTACAGTGAAAGTACCCCCGGCAGATTATAGTAAGGAAATCACGGGCACAAGAACCGAACAACGGGTTAAAATGACTCGCATGCGGTTGAAGATTGCTTCTCGATTGAAAGAAGCACAGAATACTAATGCCATGTTGACTACGTTTAATGAAATTGATATGAG TTTTATAATGGATTTCCGGAAACAACACCTAGAAGCTTTTCAGAAAAAGTACGGTATGAAAATTGGCTTCATGTCAGCTTTTTGCAAAGCGGCTGCCTATGCGTTGCAGGATCAACCTGTAGTAAATGCCGTCATTGAAGAAAAT GAAATCGTTTATCGTGATTACGTAGATATATCAGTTGCGGTTGCTTCGCCCAAGGGTCTGGTTGTGCCAGTCTTAAGAAATGTTGAAGGAATGAACTTTGCTGATATTGAATTGTCCATTGCCGGTTTAGCTGATAAAGCAAAGAAAGGTACCCTTGCTGTAGAGGATATGGATGGTGGTACATTTACCATTTCCAACGGTGGAGTGTTTGGTTCATTACTCGGAACTCCTATTATCAATCCGCCACAGAGCGCTATTTTAGGAATGCATGGAATATTTGAGCGTCCAATCGCAGTCAAAGGACAG gtTGTTGTTCGGCCAATGATGTACGTTGCCCTAACTTATGATCATCGATTGATCGATGGTCGTGAGGCTGTAACTTTCTTGCGCAAAGTGAAGGCGGCCGTTGAAGATCCTCGCATCATTTTggctggcctttaa
- the LOC129728464 gene encoding dihydrolipoyllysine-residue succinyltransferase component of 2-oxoglutarate dehydrogenase complex, mitochondrial isoform X1, with product MLDSEDYIRKNSGLYTKMSQLILCNIICLSMSLGGAKYLVNFIASSRSYQVNNVLQKIVHASVVQSAQAQKLTVTRWHPMKRNLFSSSRLLSSEIVKVPPFADSVSEGDVKFDKKVGDAVAADEIVMEIETDKTTVGVPSPGHGIIEEIFVADGDTVKAGQQLFKLKITGEAPKADKPAAAASAPTPTPTAPPPPPVSPPPTAAAGAKPPPPPPPPPAVKVPPPPPPRPTGPISKMPVAAIRHAQAIEAATVKVPPADYSKEITGTRTEQRVKMTRMRLKIASRLKEAQNTNAMLTTFNEIDMSFIMDFRKQHLEAFQKKYGMKIGFMSAFCKAAAYALQDQPVVNAVIEENEIVYRDYVDISVAVASPKGLVVPVLRNVEGMNFADIELSIAGLADKAKKGTLAVEDMDGGTFTISNGGVFGSLLGTPIINPPQSAILGMHGIFERPIAVKGQVVVRPMMYVALTYDHRLIDGREAVTFLRKVKAAVEDPRIILAGL from the exons ATGTTGGATTCAGAGGACTATATACGAAAAAATTCAGGACTATATACGAAAATGTCACAGCTGATATTATGTAATATAATATGCTTGTCAATGTCTCTTGGAGGTGCTAAATACTTG GTTAACTTTATCGCCAGCTCCCGAAGCTATCAGGTGAACAACGTGCTGCAAAAAATAGTTCATGCGTCGGTCGTTCAGAGCGCACAAGCTCAGAA GTTAACTGTAACGAGATGGCATCCCATGAAACGTAATTTATTTTCATCGAGCCGATTGTTGAGTTCCGAGATCGTAAAGGTTCCTCCTTTCGCTGATTCGGTTTCGGAAGGCGATGTTAAATTCGATAAAAAAGTTGGCGACGCGGTTGCCGCTGATGAGATTGTTATGGAGATTGAAACTGATAAAACTACTGTAGGCGTTCCTTCACCTGGACATGGAATTATAGAAGAAATTTTCGTTGCTGACGGTGACACTGTGAAGGCTGGACAACAACTATTCAAGTTAAAAATTACTGGCGAAGCACCTAAGGCGGATAAAcccgctgctgctgcttctgctCCTACGCCGACCCCGACCGCGCCTCCACCTCCACCGGTTtcaccaccaccaacggcggCAGCTGGTGCTAAACCACCAcctccaccaccaccaccacctgcTGTGAAGGTTCCTCCACCACCACCGCCCCGTCCTACGGGTCCAATCAGTAAAATGCCTGTCGCTGCAATTCGCCATGCGCAAGCTATAGAAGCCGCTACAGTGAAAGTACCCCCGGCAGATTATAGTAAGGAAATCACGGGCACAAGAACCGAACAACGGGTTAAAATGACTCGCATGCGGTTGAAGATTGCTTCTCGATTGAAAGAAGCACAGAATACTAATGCCATGTTGACTACGTTTAATGAAATTGATATGAG TTTTATAATGGATTTCCGGAAACAACACCTAGAAGCTTTTCAGAAAAAGTACGGTATGAAAATTGGCTTCATGTCAGCTTTTTGCAAAGCGGCTGCCTATGCGTTGCAGGATCAACCTGTAGTAAATGCCGTCATTGAAGAAAAT GAAATCGTTTATCGTGATTACGTAGATATATCAGTTGCGGTTGCTTCGCCCAAGGGTCTGGTTGTGCCAGTCTTAAGAAATGTTGAAGGAATGAACTTTGCTGATATTGAATTGTCCATTGCCGGTTTAGCTGATAAAGCAAAGAAAGGTACCCTTGCTGTAGAGGATATGGATGGTGGTACATTTACCATTTCCAACGGTGGAGTGTTTGGTTCATTACTCGGAACTCCTATTATCAATCCGCCACAGAGCGCTATTTTAGGAATGCATGGAATATTTGAGCGTCCAATCGCAGTCAAAGGACAG gtTGTTGTTCGGCCAATGATGTACGTTGCCCTAACTTATGATCATCGATTGATCGATGGTCGTGAGGCTGTAACTTTCTTGCGCAAAGTGAAGGCGGCCGTTGAAGATCCTCGCATCATTTTggctggcctttaa